Proteins encoded in a region of the Neodiprion virginianus isolate iyNeoVirg1 chromosome 2, iyNeoVirg1.1, whole genome shotgun sequence genome:
- the LOC124296921 gene encoding putative uncharacterized protein DDB_G0291812 produces MSPRRKTQRRLRIPSIQKTYNNRRTSLNVNLSYVSDPSLSSNDNRVNLDNVNKTIVTISPPRIEATPRRSLTRNHTLKSSSSKLRFINESPNHNNESTEGAAGENVESKITNESSSLSHKAKIYGIRPSFVRLTSTPVTGRHGMGLDSNNMQEMFSPSENARHSNALEPVRFPLQGEILSSSATIVMETSMDITTVQGQSILDSEQPKSDITPNSHRDTNKSDSSSFFIPDTDPLTCIEKRVDTTVILDSEEQDVSINTIRTSLNVNTSLDSRFSSVPNSSLYDPINISKNQSVIHDQRNGTNATSPSSQDSDPTSSLIITTALIEHDNLSNDYNYQQIANEETVINLESPREINLPYNPSLYKRIPQNDKYCNDQNHATPVKLSKITRATNTPTTNDKENTTWSRKPIRNMQTDLLNSDAMNDSRSSDTLSLENGNHSSLHPKVNQPNAIRDLSKKAVAKGKKKLLRLNISEMVDLSPVSTQTLPEIPLVCKRRVKIRNKTAKKIPKTKGLSKKPIASSDNDTEEIEPIPEKGKRIRKLKAKKIVINKMADIDLWKRMDENSHTINESCDSISSAIGRTSLDDFQPKNQLTQTTSSKQRPKIIIVATGLSIEQKLLVKNTITTLGSAKLQKIVTRHTTHVISNGTRTVNLLRGLLRGCWLVSYEWISKVREAKEWVNAEKYEIVNFSKAVQENRKEKQLFRTAYVSEIFLTCGLIHIKNKTSTPASILEELVCMASGRITRKPEEAKIIVGRGGLKEVWILDSITHGEIQPLELYSKKRKPQ; encoded by the exons ATGAGTCCAAGGCGAAAAACTCAGAGAAGGTTAAGAATTCCGAGTATTCAAAAAACCTACAACAATCGGCGTACTTCACTGAATGTGAACTTAAGCTACGTTTCAGACCCAAGTTTATCGTCTAACGATAATAGAGTGAATTTAGACAATGTGAATAAAACTATCGTTACGATCAGCCCACCGAGGATCGAAGCTACCCCAAGAAGATCGCTTACCAGAAACCACACGTTGAAGAGTTCCAGCTCCAAGCTACGGTTTATAAATGAAAGTCCCAACCATAATAATGAGTCCACGGAAGGAGCTGCTggtgaaaatgttgaaagtaaaattacTAATGAAAGTAGCAGTTTGTCACATAAAGCAAAGATATATGGAATCAGACCTTCCTTCGTCAGGCTAACAAGCACACCTGTAACAGGTAGACATGGAATGGGGCTCGATTCTAATAATATGCAAGAAATGTTCTCGCCTTCGGAAAATGCCAGGCACTCCAATGCTCTGGAACCAGTTCGCTTTCCCCTTCAA GGTGAAATTTTGTCCTCTTCTGCGACCATAGTTATGGAGACTTCAATGGACATCACCACTGTCCAAGGACAATCAATTTTGGATTCCGAGCAACCGAAATCTGATATCACACCAAACTCACATCGTGATACAAACAAAAGTGACAGTTCCTCGTTTTTCATTCCAGATACAGATCCATTAACATGTATAGAAAAGAGAGTAGATACCACAGTAATTTTAGACTCTGAAGAACAAGATGTCAGTATCAATACAATACGCACCTCACTGAATGTCAATACATCGCTAGATTCTAGGTTCAGCTCAGTGCCAAATTCAAGCCTTTATGACCCCATAAACATCAGTAAAAATCAATCTGTGATTCATGATCAAAGAAATGGCACTAATGCTACCTCGCCATCTTCGCAGGACAGTGATCCTACAAGTTCTTTAATAATTACTACTGCGTTAATTGAACATGACAATTTGTCAAATGACTATAATTATCAACAAATAGCTAACGAAGAGACTGTTATCAATTTGGAATCTCCAAGAGAAATTAATCTTCCATACAACCCATCTTTGTATAAAAGAATACCacaaaatgataaatattGCAATGACCAAAACCATGCTACTCCTGTAAAACTAAGTAAAATAACTAGAGCGACAAATACTCCTACGACAAACGATAAGGAAAATACAACTTGGAGCAGAAAACCAATTCGTAATATGCAAACAGACCTGTTGAATTCAGATGCTATGAATGACAGCAGGTCGTCGGATACTTT ATCATTGGAGAATGGAAACCATAGTAGCCTTCACCCAAAAGTTAACCAACCCAATGCAATTCGTGACTTGTCCAAAAAAGCAGTtgcgaaaggaaaaaagaaattattgaGATTAAATATATCTGAAATGGTAGACTTGTCGCCAGTGTCAACTCAAACACTGCCAGAAATTCCGTTGGTTTGTAAAAGACGGGTCAAAATACGTAATAAAACAGCTAAAAAAATCCCCAAAACTAAGGGTCTTAGTAAGAAACCGATAGCTTCATCTGACAACGATACTGAAGAAATTGAGCCAATACcagagaaaggaaaaaggatCAGAAAACTAAAGGCAAAAAAAATCGTGATTAATAAGATGGCAGATATTGATCTATGGAAACGAATGGATGAAAATTCTCATACTATCAATGAAAGCTGCGACAGTATCAGCTCAGCCATAGGAAGGACATCTCTAGACGATTTTCAACCAAAAAACCAGCTTACTCAAACCACAAGTAGCAAGCAAAgaccaaaaataataatagtagcgACTGGATTATCGATAGA GCAAAAATTATTGGTAAAAAATACCATTACAACTCTGGGTTCAGCCAAACTACAAAAAATTGTGACCCGCCATACTACACATGTTATTAGCAATGGCACACGTACTGTAAACTTGCTGCGTGGACTACTCAGAGGTTGTTGGCTAGTGAGTTATGAGTGGATCTCAAAGGTACGCGAGGCTAAGGAATGGGTGAATGCAGAAAAATACGAGatcgtcaatttttctaaaGCCGTACAA GAGAACCGCAAGGAAAAGCAACTGTTTCGAACAGCATATGTGTCGGAAATATTTCTCACATGCGGGTTGatacatattaaaaataaaacgtctACTCCAGCTTCAATTTTAGAAGAACTGGTTTGCATGGCAAGTGGTCGAATTACCAGGAAACCGGAAGAAGCTAAGATAATTGTAGGCCGTGGAGGTCTAAAAGAAGTTTGGATTTTAGACTCAATAACACATGGAGAAATTCAACCTTTAGAACTTTATTCAAAGAAACGGAAACCGCAATGA